Within Nocardia terpenica, the genomic segment AACGCATCACCCATCCGCGAGCCAGTCGAGGCCATACCGGTCGTGTGGGAGCCCAAGTTGCTCAAGGCTCGCGAGGCGCGCTGAGCGGACTGTGCCAGGCCGCCGGGGATGTCGATACGGCGGACAGCGTCAGCGGCATGTCCGGCGGAGCGTTCGATCCGCTCGACGTCACGGGCAGCGCCCTGCGCCGATCGGCCGAAGTGTTCGACATCACGGGCAGCGTTGCGCGCGCCCACTCCGCCACGCTCGATTCTGGAGCCGGTGTTGGAGAAGCTTCGGTCAATCTGCGTGGCTGCCCGATCCGCCGCTCCGCGGAGTCCGGTGAACCGGCGCTCGGCGTTGTCTAGTTTGCGCTGGAATCGGGAGTCCTCGATGGACAGTTCGGCGTAGATCTCGCCGAGCTTGGTAGCCATATGTGGCTCCGTTCAAAGCAAGTCGGGTCAGTCCGCCTTGGTCTCCGTTGTGGTGTCATCGGTCCCGGCATCGAGCATGGCTTGGATGTCGACGAAGTCGGCCAGCTGCGCGAATTGCCAGTGGGCGCGCCCCATGTCCGGGCTGCCGCCGAAGTGGAGGAGCGCGGTGCGACCGGCGTGCATCGCCATCGTGTCGGGTACGCCGTTGCGTGCCATCTCCTCGCGTACAGGTCCGAGAATCTT encodes:
- a CDS encoding DUF7426 family protein, encoding MAALRDLTEFYDPDLSLPIGGVLYKITCPGITEADRLRSLVADETLTTAQEYAEVVKILGPVREEMARNGVPDTMAMHAGRTALLHFGGSPDMGRAHWQFAQLADFVDIQAMLDAGTDDTTTETKAD